One part of the Desulfonema ishimotonii genome encodes these proteins:
- a CDS encoding DUF4388 domain-containing protein, which yields MKITCKKCGAVYHIDEARLRPGGSRTRCLKCRTIFTIRPPESAPDPRQAGQKPSRTCLQKPPVFRIIGANNCPLYTRGDEFQLAGSIFNVPRNKAPCLILARDLVRILSKYKPDELPLASDASGKVFQCSGCKGVIRFARRQNGETEEEASDRPDDDYIENVTRVLSRFSIFKALDENVIREFTACLRFDEFGAEDLILTRGEPGKHLFIIVSGRVEVIGEDDMQITTMDRGEVFGEMSLLSGDTVGATVRALEPTTVLYISSQNFKTILSNSPSLQMYFTRLLAGRMAEINRARSEEFASGIAGKISEMSPAELFQVFNMNQKTGVLSLRMYDISARLAFRDGDLVRVNFGDADGPEAFFSLLKLKRGRFTFKPGLCLEDMQADVIGDFMQLLMEGLRRIDEDDKRFLRTAIRSLFD from the coding sequence ATGAAGATTACATGTAAAAAATGCGGCGCTGTTTATCATATTGATGAAGCCCGACTCCGGCCCGGGGGCAGCCGGACCCGCTGTCTGAAATGCCGGACCATCTTCACGATCCGCCCGCCGGAAAGCGCCCCTGATCCCCGGCAGGCCGGGCAAAAACCGTCCCGGACCTGTCTGCAAAAGCCCCCTGTGTTCAGAATTATCGGGGCCAATAATTGCCCGCTTTACACGCGGGGGGATGAATTCCAGTTGGCCGGCAGCATCTTCAATGTGCCCCGGAACAAGGCCCCGTGTCTGATACTGGCCAGGGATCTGGTCAGAATTCTCAGCAAATACAAACCCGATGAATTGCCCCTGGCGTCGGATGCGTCCGGCAAGGTGTTTCAGTGCAGTGGCTGCAAGGGGGTCATCCGGTTTGCCCGGCGGCAGAACGGTGAAACGGAAGAAGAGGCGTCGGATCGGCCTGATGATGATTATATTGAGAATGTGACCCGCGTCCTGAGCCGTTTTTCGATCTTCAAGGCCCTGGATGAGAATGTCATCCGTGAGTTTACGGCCTGCCTGCGCTTTGACGAATTCGGGGCGGAGGATCTGATCCTTACCCGGGGGGAACCGGGGAAGCATCTTTTCATCATCGTATCGGGCCGGGTGGAGGTGATCGGGGAGGATGATATGCAGATCACCACAATGGACCGGGGCGAGGTCTTCGGAGAGATGAGCCTGCTCAGCGGGGATACGGTCGGGGCCACGGTCCGGGCACTTGAACCGACGACGGTACTCTACATCAGCAGCCAGAATTTTAAAACCATTCTGAGCAACTCCCCCTCTCTGCAAATGTACTTCACCCGCCTGCTGGCCGGGCGAATGGCCGAGATCAACAGGGCCAGGTCCGAAGAGTTCGCCTCCGGCATTGCCGGAAAGATCTCCGAAATGTCCCCGGCTGAGCTGTTCCAGGTCTTCAATATGAACCAGAAAACCGGCGTGCTTTCCCTGAGAATGTACGACATCAGCGCCCGGCTGGCCTTCCGGGACGGGGATCTGGTCCGGGTGAACTTCGGAGATGCGGACGGGCCGGAGGCGTTTTTTTCCCTGCTGAAGCTGAAGCGGGGGCGGTTTACGTTTAAACCCGGTCTCTGTCTGGAGGATATGCAGGCCGATGTGATAGGGGATTTTATGCAGCTTCTGATGGAGGGGCTGCGCCGAATCGACGAAGACGACAAGCGGTTCCTCCGAACCGCCATCCGTTCTCTCTTCGATTAA
- a CDS encoding metallophosphoesterase family protein, translated as MRIYAVADLHGRAERIRQIGRAVRRLRPDALIAAGDITGFFRPGPVIEALNGWGIPVLAVRGNTDVKRVDNLLAHHTRTCDLHLRAVEMKGIRFVGISGAVPVPFRTRIRFREKAVLERAAALTDRQTVLVVHPPPRGTLDEVGGRFHAGSSGVKALVEACRPLAVICGHIHERPGIAVMGQTLVVNCAVARNGSGALIECPEGGPPTARML; from the coding sequence ATGCGAATCTATGCGGTAGCAGACCTTCACGGCAGGGCCGAAAGGATCCGGCAGATCGGCAGGGCGGTGCGCCGGTTGCGGCCGGACGCGCTGATCGCCGCCGGTGATATCACCGGCTTCTTCCGGCCCGGCCCGGTGATCGAGGCACTGAACGGCTGGGGTATTCCGGTGCTGGCCGTCCGGGGGAACACGGACGTAAAACGGGTGGACAATCTGCTGGCACACCATACCCGGACCTGCGATCTCCATCTCAGAGCGGTCGAGATGAAGGGCATCCGGTTTGTCGGCATCAGCGGGGCCGTGCCGGTCCCGTTCCGCACCCGGATCCGCTTCCGGGAAAAAGCGGTGCTGGAACGCGCAGCAGCGCTCACTGACCGGCAGACCGTGCTGGTGGTCCATCCCCCGCCACGGGGAACCCTGGATGAGGTGGGGGGACGCTTTCACGCAGGCAGCAGCGGCGTTAAGGCGCTGGTGGAGGCCTGCCGCCCCCTGGCGGTGATCTGCGGCCACATCCACGAGCGTCCGGGGATCGCCGTCATGGGCCAAACCCTGGTGGTCAACTGCGCCGTGGCCCGAAACGGCAGCGGTGCCCTCATCGAGTGCCCCGAAGGCGGCCCCCCCACGGCCCGGATGTTATGA